The Peromyscus eremicus chromosome 11, PerEre_H2_v1, whole genome shotgun sequence genome includes a window with the following:
- the LOC131921714 gene encoding sentrin-specific protease 2-like, translating to MWQPKQCGMEMKPEASGQGRKRKYKAEDGTEIESEALGQVKKVKCKDEGGTGLEFEEPSKTQKRIPQEQQDRELQSQQPCKDEVREPRQESLRQLKPLEWATGPQEQAVTGRESGDGGKGRKRPCCLMEEYAENHQRQKYQRLLQHLPPSDPMKSDPQRAHTTLVDTLKIEDCVEVHSHGSTTTQCDPKQSTVVTTKECVSPDKKVKTCTENSSDTQTKDAVNLEGRRGHHLEPDLLRAEAQVFLHSGSNRSLPNKKPVVMAEKKPVAEQEKGRGTDEVLNVTEDMEKEIRNALGPGPQEEILTSAFKLHITRGDIHTLENGKWLNDEIINFYMNLLVERNNKKGYPALHVFSTFFYPKLKHGGYCSVKRWTRGIKLFEKEIILVPIHQRVHWSLIVIDLRKQSIIYLDSMGQTGQSICETIFEYLQNESKTRRNIELDPLEWKRYSMTSKEIPQQLNGSDCGVFTCKYGDYISRDQPLTFSQQHMPIFRKRMVWEILHNHLL from the coding sequence ATGTGGCAACCTAAACAGTGTGGGATGGAGATGAAGCCTGAAGCTTCTGGGCAAGGTCGAAAACGGAAATACAAGGCTGAAGATGGGACAGAGATTGAGTCTGAAGCTTTGGGACAAGTTAAAAAAGTGAAATGCAAGGATGAGGGTGGAACAGGTTTGGAGTTTGAAGAGCCCAGCAAAACTCAGAAGAGGATACCTCAGGAACAGCAAGACCGAGAGCTTCAAAGTCAACAGCCATGCAAGGATGAGGTACGGGAACCCCGTCAAGAAAGCCTAAGACAACTAAAGCCCCTAGAGTGGGCCACAGGTCCACAGGAGCAGGCTGTAACTGGGAGAGAGTCTGGGGATGGTGGCAAGGGTCGCAAGCGGCCCTGTTGCCTCATGGAGGAATATGCCGAAAACCACCAAAGGCAAAAGTACCAAAGGTTACTGCAGCACCTTCCACCCAGTGATCCTATGAAATCTGACCCACAGAGGGCTCACACAACCCTAGTGGATACTCTGAAGATCGAAGATTGTGTGGAAGTGCACAGTCATGGATCCACAACAACCCAGTGTGATCCTAAACAATCTACTGTTGTTACAACAAAGGAATGTGTCTCACCAGACAAAAAAGTGAAGACGTGTACAGAGAACTCTTCTGATACACAGACAAAAGATGCAGTAAACCTTGAAGGAAGAAGGGGACACCACTTGGAGCCTGACTTGCTAAGAGCAGAGGCTCAAGTCTTCCTGCATAGTGGCAGCAATAGGTCACTCCCCAACAAGAAGCCAGTAGTTATGGCAGAGAAAAAGCCTGTTGCAGAACAGGAAAAGGGGAGAGGAACAGATGAAGTCCTTAATGTTACAGAGGACAtggaaaaggaaataagaaatgcACTGGGTCCAGGACCCCAGGAAGAAATCTTAACTAGTGCATTCAAATTGCATATTACTCGAGGAGATATCCACACACTAGAGAATGGTAAGTGGCTCAATGATGAGATTATCAATTTTTACATGAATCTTCTGGTtgagagaaataacaaaaaaggGTACCCAGCTCTTCATGTGTTCAGCACTTTCTTTTACCCCAAACTAAAGCATGGAGGCTACTGTTCTGTTAAACGATGGACTCGAGGAATAAAACTGTTTGAAAAGGAAATTATTCTAGTACCTATTCACCAGAGGGTACATTGGAGCCTGATAGTAATCGACCTAAGAAAACAAAGTATCATATACCTCGATTCAATGGGACAGACAGGGCAGAGTATTTGTGAGACCATCTTTGAATATTTACAAAATGAGAGCAAAACTCGAAGGAACATTGAGCTGGACCCTTTGGAGTGGAAAAGATACAGTATGACATCAAAGGAGATTCCTCAACAACTGAATGGGAGTGACTGTGGAGTTTT